The following proteins come from a genomic window of Diceros bicornis minor isolate mBicDic1 chromosome 4, mDicBic1.mat.cur, whole genome shotgun sequence:
- the RHEX gene encoding regulator of hemoglobinization and erythroid cell expansion protein, whose protein sequence is MLTEDMKLWHGLVIAGVSLILQACILAAITCLLGRHMANESERTLKKARLQAPRPSPACQHPAAAKEMKDAPAERSTPTSEPRYRHDSDPSSESSDSSDSSDSSPPTCRATMDVNYAQMIFSDPGGIKDDSALDYENVKEATDYVNVNPKLHSPNFWTFVNPAVSEPVEYTQVAM, encoded by the exons ATGCTGACAGA AGACATGAAGCTCTGGCACGGGCTAGTGATCGCGGGGGTGTCCCTCATCCTCCAGGCCTGCATCCTTGCAGCCATCACCTGCCTGCTCGGCAGGCACATGG CCAATGAGAGTGAGCGGACACTGAAAAAGGCCAGGCTCCAggcccccaggcccagccctgcctgccAGCACCCAGCTGCTGCCAAGGAGATGAAGGACGCTCCGGCAGAGAGAAGCACCCCCACATCGGAGCCCCGTTACAGGC ATGACAGCGACCCATCCTCAGAAAGCTCCGACAGCTCCGACAGCTCCGACAGCTCGCCTCCCACCTGCCGG GCCACCATGGATGTGAATTATGCACAAATGATCTTTTCAGACCCTGGAGGTATAAAAGATGACTCTGCCCTGGACTATGAGAACGTAAAGGAAGCCACAGATTATGTCAACGTCAATCCAAAACTCCACAGCCCCAATTTCTGGACTTTTGTGAACCCTGCTGTCTCTGAGCCGGTGGAATACACTCAAGTGGCCATGTGA
- the AVPR1B gene encoding vasopressin V1b receptor, producing the protein MDSETPSAANPTPGGTLSTPNATTPWLGRDEELAKVEIGVLATVLVLATGGNLTVLLMLGWLGRKLSRMHLFVLHLALTDLGVALFQVLPQLLWDITYRFQGPDPLCRAIKYLQVLSMFASTYMLLAMTLDRYLAVCHPLRSLQQPSQSAYPLIAAPWLLAAILSLPQIFIFSLREVIQGSGVLDCWADFRFPWGPRAYITWTTLAIFILPVAMLTTCYSLICHEICKNLKVKTQAWRVKEGGCRTWDRPSPSDPAAVMRGLPSRVSSISTISRAKIRTVKMTFIIVLAYIACWAPFFSVQMWSVWDENAPDEDSTSVAFTITMLLGNLSSCCNPWIYVGFNSHLWPRPLRRLACGGGPQPRMRRQLSNGSLSSRRTTLLTRSGGPPTLSLSPRLRGRPGPEESLKGSEQVDTEATTETGIC; encoded by the exons ATGGATTCCGAGACTCCTTCAGCTGCCAACCCCACCCCTGGCGGCACCCTCTCTACCCCCAATGCCACCACACCCTGGCTGGGCCGGGATGAAGAGCTGGCCAAGGTGGAGATCGGAGTCCTGGCCACTGTCCTGGTGCTGGCGACAGGGGGCAACCTgactgtgctgctgatgctggggTGGCTGGGCCGCAAGCTCTCCCGCATGCACCTGTTTGTGCTGCACCTGGCCCTCACTGACCTGGGGGTGGCACTCTTCCAGGTGCTGCCCCAGCTGCTATGGGACATCACCTACCGCTTCCAGGGCCCCGACCCCCTCTGCCGGGCCATCAAGTACCTGCAGGTGCTTAGCATGTTTGCCTCCACCTACATGCTGCTGGCCATGACGCTGGACCGCTACCTGGCTGTTTGTCACCCACTGCGCAGCCTCCAGCAGCCCAGCCAGTCCGCCTACCCACTCATTGCTGCTCCTTGGCTGCTAGCCGCCATCCTCAGCCTCCCGcaaatcttcattttttctttgcgGGAGGTAATCCAGGGCTCAGGGGTGCTGGACTGCTGGGCAGACTTCCGCTTCCCTTGGGGGCCACGGGCCTACATCACCTGGACCACCCTGGCCATCTTCATCCTGCCTGTGGCCATGCTCACCACCTGCTACAGCCTCATCTGCCACGAGATCTGTAAGAACCTAAAAGTCAAGACGCAGGCCTGGAGGGTAAAAGAAGGGGGCTGCAGGACCTGGGACAGGCCTTCACCTTCTGACCCAGCTGCGGTCATGCGGGGGCTGCCATCCCgggtcagcagcatcagcaccatctCGAGAGCCAAGATCCGAACCGTGAAGATGACCTTCATCATTGTGCTGGCCTACATAGCCTGCTGGGCACCGTTCTTCAGCGTCCAGATGTGGTCTGTGTGGGACGAGAATGCCCCTGATGAAG ATTCAACCAGTGTGGCTTTCACCATCACCATGCTTTTGGGCAACCTCAGCAGCTGCTGCAACCCCTGGATCTACGTGGGCTTCAACAGCCACCTGTGGCCACGCCCGCTGCGCCGTCTAGCCTGCGGTGGGGGCCCCCAGCCCCGGATGCGCAGGCAGCTCTCCAACGGCAGCCTCTCGAGTCGCCGCACCACGCTGCTGACCCGCTCCGGCGGCCCGCCCACCCTCAGCCTCAGCCCCAGACTCCGTGGGAGGCCTGGGCCGGAAGAGTCACTGAAGGGCTCAGAGCAGGTGGACACGGAAGCCACCACTGAGACCGGCATCTGTTAG